The following proteins come from a genomic window of Geminicoccaceae bacterium SCSIO 64248:
- a CDS encoding AraC family transcriptional regulator, with protein sequence MRVRADLAGRIGRHASGDGILETPLPRVSLTRSSVPTEPLHTLYPPSVCLVAQGRKEVTVGGRRFMYDPSTVLVVGIDLPVIGAVTLADPDTPFLCMRLELDRSLLADVLAVRPGAGTGMPASAVATCAATPELIDASVRLVELIDTPDEAAYLAPLVEQEILHRLVMGPQGPLLRQIASGEGRIGRIDRAVRFIRASYREAFAINDLAAIAGMSVSAFHDHFRAVMAMTPLQFRNHIRLQEARRLMMVDDMTAAEAGFAVGYDSPSQFSREYVRIHRVPPRQDVARLRELAIEGL encoded by the coding sequence ATGCGTGTACGTGCAGACTTGGCCGGACGGATCGGACGCCACGCCTCGGGCGACGGCATTCTCGAAACGCCGTTGCCGCGTGTGAGCCTTACCCGATCGTCCGTGCCGACCGAGCCGCTCCATACACTGTACCCGCCGTCTGTGTGCCTGGTCGCGCAGGGGCGCAAAGAGGTGACCGTCGGCGGACGCCGCTTCATGTACGATCCCTCGACCGTCCTCGTCGTGGGCATCGACCTGCCCGTGATCGGCGCCGTGACCCTGGCCGATCCGGACACGCCTTTCCTGTGCATGCGCCTGGAGCTCGACCGCAGCCTGCTGGCCGATGTGCTCGCGGTGCGACCTGGAGCCGGCACGGGCATGCCGGCCTCCGCCGTGGCGACCTGCGCCGCGACGCCGGAACTGATCGACGCGAGCGTGCGTCTCGTCGAGCTGATCGACACGCCGGACGAGGCCGCCTATCTCGCGCCGCTCGTCGAGCAGGAGATCCTGCACCGGCTCGTCATGGGGCCGCAGGGTCCGCTCCTGCGTCAGATTGCGAGCGGCGAAGGCCGCATCGGGCGGATCGACCGTGCGGTCCGGTTCATCCGCGCATCCTATCGCGAAGCCTTCGCCATCAACGATCTCGCGGCGATCGCGGGCATGAGCGTCTCGGCCTTCCACGACCACTTCCGCGCGGTCATGGCGATGACCCCCTTGCAGTTCCGCAACCACATACGGCTGCAGGAAGCGCGGCGGCTGATGATGGTCGACGACATGACCGCGGCGGAGGCGGGCTTTGCGGTCGGCTACGACAGCCCGTCCCAGTTCAGCCGGGAGTATGTCCGCATCCATCGGGTCCCGCCCCGGCAGGATGTCGCCAGGCTTCGGGAGCTTGCCATCGAAGGACTCTGA
- a CDS encoding SDR family oxidoreductase, which produces MARAQDKVVLITGASSGIGAGIARELGAAGAKIMLGARRTERLEALAEEIEANGGDARTRRLDVTNRDDVAAFAEAARQTWGRVDVIVNNAGVMPLSLMASLKVDEWDRMVDVNIKGVLYGIAAVLPEMTARGSGHVINIASIGALSVVPTGAVYCATKFAVRAISDGLRQEHAELRVTCIHPGVVESELADTITDPAAAEAMKTYRAIALKPDAIARGVRFAIEQPDDVDVNEIVIRPTSST; this is translated from the coding sequence ATGGCACGTGCGCAGGACAAAGTCGTTCTCATCACCGGCGCGTCGAGCGGCATTGGGGCCGGCATCGCCCGCGAGCTCGGCGCCGCCGGAGCGAAGATCATGCTGGGCGCCCGCCGTACCGAACGGCTGGAAGCCCTCGCCGAGGAGATCGAGGCGAATGGCGGCGACGCCCGCACCCGCCGTCTCGACGTGACGAACCGCGACGATGTCGCCGCGTTCGCGGAGGCGGCGCGCCAGACCTGGGGTCGGGTCGACGTCATCGTCAACAACGCCGGCGTCATGCCGCTCTCGCTCATGGCTTCGCTCAAGGTCGACGAGTGGGACCGGATGGTCGACGTCAACATCAAGGGCGTGCTCTACGGCATCGCCGCCGTCCTCCCGGAAATGACGGCGCGCGGCTCCGGCCACGTCATCAACATCGCCTCGATTGGCGCTCTTTCCGTCGTCCCGACCGGCGCTGTCTATTGCGCCACGAAGTTCGCGGTGCGGGCCATCTCGGATGGCCTGCGGCAGGAGCATGCCGAGCTTCGCGTCACCTGCATCCATCCCGGCGTGGTCGAGAGCGAACTCGCCGACACCATCACCGATCCCGCCGCCGCCGAGGCGATGAAGACCTATCGCGCCATAGCGTTGAAGCCGGACGCCATCGCGCGAGGGGTGCGCTTCGCGATCGAGCAACCGGACGACGTCGACGTGAACGAGATCGTTATCCGACCGACCAGCAGCACGTGA
- a CDS encoding Atu4866 domain-containing protein — MNRSPDAMQTHPYVGMWITADGRVRHELLPNGRYDEARGNRESAYQGRYEVTGDHIEYWDDTGFTADGDFIEGVLHHGGMILYRDGVIPD, encoded by the coding sequence ATGAACCGTTCTCCCGACGCCATGCAAACCCATCCCTATGTCGGCATGTGGATCACGGCCGATGGCCGCGTGCGCCACGAGCTTTTGCCGAACGGCCGGTATGACGAGGCGCGGGGCAACCGCGAGAGCGCCTATCAAGGCCGCTACGAGGTCACGGGCGATCACATCGAGTACTGGGACGACACCGGCTTCACCGCGGATGGCGATTTCATCGAAGGTGTGCTCCATCACGGCGGCATGATCCTCTACCGCGACGGCGTCATCCCGGACTGA
- a CDS encoding ABC transporter ATP-binding protein, translating to MTGLAVESIEVAYGNITALHGVSLAVEDGTICAIVGANGAGKTTTLNAICGLRTLRAGRVLLGGRDISGVPAHDLVPMGLVQVPEGRRVFSRLTVRENLGMGAFRRKEGKAELAADLDRVLEIFPRLKERLGQTAGTLSGGEQQMLAMGRALMSAPKTLLMDEPSMGLAPMFVDQLFDTIVTINKLGVTVLLVEQNAVMALEIAQMAYVLQSGQIVLSGPGPELIDTEAVREAYLG from the coding sequence ATGACCGGCCTAGCCGTCGAGTCCATCGAGGTTGCCTACGGCAACATCACCGCCCTGCACGGCGTTTCGCTGGCCGTCGAGGACGGCACGATCTGCGCGATCGTCGGTGCCAACGGCGCCGGCAAGACCACGACGCTGAACGCGATCTGCGGCTTGCGCACCCTGCGCGCCGGCCGGGTGCTCCTGGGCGGGCGCGACATCTCGGGTGTGCCCGCGCACGACCTCGTGCCCATGGGCCTGGTCCAGGTGCCCGAGGGCCGGCGGGTGTTCAGCCGGCTGACCGTGCGCGAGAACCTCGGCATGGGCGCCTTCCGCCGCAAGGAGGGCAAGGCGGAGCTCGCCGCCGACCTCGACCGTGTGCTCGAGATCTTCCCGCGCCTCAAGGAGCGCCTCGGTCAGACCGCGGGAACCCTGTCCGGCGGCGAGCAGCAGATGCTGGCCATGGGCCGCGCCCTGATGTCCGCGCCCAAGACCCTGCTCATGGACGAGCCCAGCATGGGCCTGGCCCCCATGTTCGTCGACCAGCTGTTCGACACGATCGTCACGATCAACAAGCTGGGCGTCACCGTGCTCCTGGTCGAGCAGAACGCGGTCATGGCGCTCGAGATCGCCCAGATGGCCTACGTCCTGCAGTCCGGGCAGATCGTCCTGTCCGGCCCCGGTCCCGAGCTGATCGACACCGAGGCCGTGCGCGAGGCCTATCTCGGCTGA
- a CDS encoding ABC transporter ATP-binding protein: protein MEESLLSAIGVGKRFGGLRALDAIDLEVPKGRIHAVIGPNGAGKTTFFNCLTSFVHPSAGEIWLNGERIDGLRPDLVAVRGVARTYQNIRLFPDLTALENIMVGFDAKEPESILGALFATRAHRRQVEAVTARANDLLRALGLAGRGDRLAKHLAYGEQRRLEIARALAIEPVVLLLDEPAAGMNPVESHAMMELIGRLRDAYGLTILLIEHQMRVVMGISERISVLDHGALIAEGTPEEIRADPTVIAAYLGARAAKHGMDALKTGEKADA, encoded by the coding sequence ATGGAGGAATCCCTGCTCTCCGCGATCGGTGTCGGCAAGCGCTTCGGCGGCCTGCGCGCCCTCGACGCCATCGACCTCGAGGTGCCCAAGGGCCGCATCCACGCCGTGATCGGCCCGAACGGCGCCGGCAAGACCACGTTCTTCAATTGCCTGACCTCCTTCGTCCATCCGAGTGCCGGCGAGATCTGGTTGAACGGCGAGCGGATCGACGGCCTGCGTCCCGATCTGGTCGCCGTGCGCGGCGTCGCCCGCACCTATCAGAACATCCGCCTGTTCCCGGACCTGACCGCGCTCGAGAACATCATGGTCGGGTTCGACGCCAAGGAACCGGAATCGATCCTGGGCGCATTGTTCGCGACCCGCGCCCATCGCCGGCAGGTCGAGGCGGTCACCGCGCGCGCCAACGACCTTCTGCGCGCGCTCGGCCTGGCCGGGCGCGGCGACCGCCTGGCCAAGCATCTGGCCTATGGCGAGCAGCGCCGGCTCGAGATCGCCCGCGCCCTCGCGATCGAACCGGTCGTCCTCCTGCTCGACGAGCCGGCCGCCGGCATGAACCCCGTCGAGAGCCATGCGATGATGGAGCTGATCGGCCGCCTGCGCGACGCGTACGGCCTGACCATCCTTCTGATCGAGCACCAGATGCGCGTGGTCATGGGCATCTCCGAGCGCATCTCCGTGCTCGACCACGGCGCATTGATCGCCGAGGGCACGCCCGAGGAGATCAGGGCCGATCCCACCGTGATCGCCGCCTATCTCGGCGCGCGCGCCGCCAAGCACGGCATGGACGCCCTGAAGACCGGAGAGAAGGCGGACGCATGA